One window of the Candidatus Methylomirabilota bacterium genome contains the following:
- a CDS encoding proton-conducting transporter membrane subunit: MTGTLLGVMVTAYAAGAVAGLAGGSGRIGRGLSTAGAVVGAVAGLLLGLQGLVSRATWTFEAPGLLAVAGGVVLRVDALGAFFLILTGAVAAPSALYGAGYSAAYAGRYSLRWLGAMLNLFLLSMSFVPLADNVVTFLLVWEAMSLTSYFLVMTEHDQPETVRAGIWYLGMTQVGLACLLGAFLLLGARAPWLDFATLREAASSLPLGSRSVVFALALIGFGSKAGLIPLHVWLPRAHPAAPSHVSALMSGVMVKLGVYGLLRVGLDLLGGGPAWWGVVLIGLGVGSALLGVLYALMEDDVKRLLAYSTVENIGIITLGVGAGFLFQALAMPRAAAVALAAALYHALNHAAFKGLLFLGAGSVLHATGTRNMNRHGGLVRRLPWTAPCFLVGALAISGLPPLNGFFSEWLLFQSLLPGIGYPLPLVAILAVLALGILALTAGLAATAFVNAFGIMFLALPRSPEAADAHEAPASMCIGMAALAAACGALALAALPVLAGAGTVAGGLVGLAVEPLTFRLWHSVQTPAGLARMSPPIVIAG, from the coding sequence GTGACCGGGACACTGCTCGGCGTCATGGTGACCGCCTATGCGGCGGGCGCCGTCGCCGGGCTCGCGGGTGGAAGCGGACGGATCGGCCGCGGTCTCTCCACCGCGGGCGCGGTGGTGGGCGCGGTCGCCGGGCTGCTGCTCGGCCTGCAGGGTCTCGTCAGCCGTGCCACCTGGACCTTCGAGGCGCCGGGCCTCCTCGCGGTCGCGGGCGGCGTGGTCCTGCGCGTGGACGCCCTCGGCGCCTTCTTCCTCATCCTGACCGGAGCGGTGGCCGCGCCGTCGGCCCTGTATGGCGCCGGCTATTCAGCGGCATACGCGGGGCGCTACTCGCTCCGCTGGCTCGGCGCGATGCTGAACCTCTTCCTGCTCAGCATGAGCTTCGTGCCGCTCGCGGACAACGTGGTGACCTTCCTGCTGGTGTGGGAGGCCATGTCGCTGACCTCGTATTTCCTCGTGATGACCGAGCACGACCAGCCGGAGACGGTGAGGGCCGGCATCTGGTATCTCGGCATGACCCAGGTGGGGCTCGCCTGCCTGCTCGGCGCCTTCCTGCTGCTCGGCGCGCGGGCGCCGTGGCTCGATTTCGCCACGCTCCGCGAGGCGGCCTCCTCGCTGCCCCTCGGGTCACGCAGTGTCGTCTTCGCCCTGGCCCTGATCGGCTTCGGCTCCAAGGCGGGTCTCATCCCGCTCCACGTCTGGCTGCCTCGCGCGCATCCGGCGGCGCCGAGCCACGTCTCGGCGCTCATGTCGGGCGTCATGGTCAAGCTCGGCGTCTACGGACTGCTGCGCGTCGGCCTCGATCTCCTGGGCGGCGGCCCGGCCTGGTGGGGCGTCGTCCTGATCGGGCTCGGCGTCGGCTCCGCCCTGCTCGGCGTGCTCTACGCCCTCATGGAGGACGACGTCAAGCGGCTGCTCGCCTACTCCACCGTGGAGAACATCGGGATCATCACCCTGGGCGTGGGCGCGGGCTTCCTGTTCCAGGCCCTGGCGATGCCGCGCGCGGCCGCGGTGGCCCTCGCGGCCGCGCTCTATCACGCCCTCAACCACGCCGCCTTCAAGGGCCTGCTCTTCCTCGGCGCCGGCTCGGTGCTGCACGCCACCGGCACGCGCAACATGAACCGACACGGCGGGCTCGTGCGGCGCCTGCCATGGACCGCCCCCTGCTTCCTGGTCGGCGCGCTGGCGATCTCGGGCCTGCCGCCGCTCAACGGCTTCTTCAGCGAGTGGCTGCTGTTCCAGTCGCTGCTCCCGGGTATCGGCTATCCGCTGCCCCTGGTCGCGATCCTCGCGGTGCTGGCGCTCGGGATCCTCGCGCTGACCGCCGGTCTCGCCGCCACCGCGTTCGTGAACGCCTTCGGCATCATGTTCCTGGCGCTCCCGCGCTCGCCCGAGGCCGCGGACGCGCACGAGGCCCCCGCGTCGATGTGCATCGGCATGGCCGCGCTGGCCGCGGCCTGCGGGGCCCTGGCGCTGGCCGCGCTGCCCGTGCTCGCGGGCGCGGGCACGGTCGCCGGCGGCCTGGTCGGGCTCGCGGTCGAGCCGCTCACCTTCCGCCTCTGGCATTCGGTGCAGACGCCAGCCGGGCTCGCCCGGATGTCACCTCCGATCGTGATCGCGGG